Proteins encoded within one genomic window of Nonomuraea gerenzanensis:
- a CDS encoding PadR family transcriptional regulator, with protein MARRPDLVGLTVLALLSVRASHPYELHRLVVDTHKDYVTGLPRSLYHAVERLAGEELIVPVETSRQGRRPERTVYEITDEGRRELATRLRALLENPGAERPAFTAAVSLIGVLPVPDALRALRTRAATIEGRLAAMSGHLKAMRDSGLPDVLMVEVDYERAIGEAELAWLRALIARLESGELDWPSTVRQELLEQVLGEP; from the coding sequence ATGGCGCGGCGTCCTGATCTGGTCGGCCTCACCGTGCTGGCCCTGCTGTCGGTACGTGCCAGCCACCCGTACGAGCTGCACCGCCTCGTCGTCGACACGCACAAGGACTACGTGACGGGGCTGCCCAGAAGCCTCTACCACGCGGTCGAGCGGCTCGCCGGCGAGGAGCTGATCGTGCCGGTGGAGACCAGCAGGCAGGGCCGCCGGCCGGAGCGCACGGTGTACGAGATCACCGACGAAGGCCGCCGGGAGCTGGCGACCAGGCTCCGGGCGCTGCTGGAGAACCCGGGGGCCGAGCGCCCGGCGTTCACCGCCGCCGTCTCCCTGATCGGCGTCCTGCCGGTGCCCGACGCGTTGCGCGCCCTGCGTACCAGGGCCGCGACGATCGAAGGCAGGCTGGCAGCGATGAGCGGCCACCTGAAGGCCATGCGGGACAGCGGCCTGCCCGACGTCCTGATGGTCGAGGTCGACTACGAGCGCGCGATCGGCGAGGCCGAGCTGGCCTGGCTGCGCGCGCTCATCGCCCGGCTGGAGTCGGGCGAGCTCGACTGGCCGAGCACCGTCAGACAGGAGCTCCTGGAGCAGGTGCTCGGCGAGCCGTGA
- a CDS encoding PPOX class F420-dependent oxidoreductase, giving the protein MMAAFDPHELIERSRLGVLATIKANGLPQLSPVMPFYDREAGVLYVSMTDGRAKTANLRRDPRAALEVTRADGWAWATAEGPVTLTGPGDDPHGPEVEALVGYYRKAAGEHPDWAEYREVMVADRRVLMAMRVEHVYGESLR; this is encoded by the coding sequence ATGATGGCCGCGTTCGACCCGCACGAGCTGATCGAGCGGAGCCGGCTGGGCGTCCTGGCGACGATCAAGGCGAACGGGCTGCCCCAGCTCTCCCCGGTCATGCCCTTCTACGACCGCGAGGCCGGCGTCCTGTACGTCTCGATGACCGACGGCCGCGCCAAGACGGCGAACCTGCGCCGCGACCCGCGCGCCGCCCTGGAGGTCACCCGCGCCGACGGCTGGGCCTGGGCGACGGCCGAGGGCCCGGTGACGCTCACCGGGCCGGGCGACGACCCGCACGGTCCCGAGGTGGAGGCGCTGGTCGGCTACTACCGCAAGGCGGCGGGGGAGCATCCCGACTGGGCGGAGTACCGCGAGGTGATGGTGGCGGACCGCAGGGTGCTGATGGCGATGCGGGTGGAGCACGTGTACGGCGAGAGCCTGCGCTGA
- a CDS encoding STAS domain-containing protein produces MHVRAVYLPADLLESAASPLTTECRRLERGVLVSVRGEADLTNAARLESEVRRHLVPGEPLVLDLSLLTFMDSNGLRALENLDAVVHAQGGTLHLAGVHGIAARLLQVTGVWSRLDIHSGVAGAVRRALGRDAAPA; encoded by the coding sequence ATGCACGTTCGCGCCGTATATCTGCCCGCAGACCTTCTGGAGTCCGCCGCATCACCTCTCACGACGGAATGCCGGCGCCTGGAGCGCGGCGTGCTGGTCAGCGTGCGAGGCGAGGCGGACCTGACCAACGCCGCCCGGCTGGAGAGCGAGGTCCGGCGGCACCTGGTGCCGGGTGAGCCGCTGGTGCTCGACCTCAGCCTGCTGACCTTCATGGACAGCAACGGGCTGCGCGCGCTGGAGAACCTCGACGCCGTGGTGCACGCACAGGGCGGCACCCTCCATCTGGCGGGGGTTCACGGCATCGCGGCCCGGCTGCTCCAGGTCACGGGGGTGTGGTCGCGGCTGGACATCCACTCCGGCGTGGCCGGGGCCGTTCGCCGGGCGCTCGGCCGCGACGCCGCGCCCGCGTAG
- a CDS encoding MFS transporter, protein MLEARGAQRLWNRDFSLFFAARSTSLLGDYMLPVVISAAMIHAGYGLSGVGYALAAHLGPFAVLIVLGGVLSDRFGARRMMIISDVVRLVFQSLLALLLAVGTPELWQVLVLLALVGAGGATFQPGVASITPRIAGDVQRANATLRVSESFMSVVAPSLAGVLLVVAEPWAVFAIDAATFAASGVCLYLLRLPAGGEARAEGSTFRTDLLVGWREFRSRTWLWGVIVIWFVWQATSSGPTLTLGHSTIVTLYGASALGLIMSAMGVGNLLGGLAAMRIRPAYPLRAGAVALTCCALMPLGVALAWPPAALAVCYAIGGMGGTFWVVMFHTSVQTHVPQEMLGRVHAYDAAGSLVMKPVGQALAGPLALVLGTVPMLFTASAMVLVVTALLLSVPAIRGLARADR, encoded by the coding sequence GTGTTAGAGGCACGGGGCGCGCAGCGGCTCTGGAACCGCGACTTCAGCCTGTTCTTCGCGGCTCGCAGCACGTCCCTGCTGGGTGACTACATGCTGCCCGTGGTCATCTCGGCCGCCATGATCCACGCCGGGTACGGCCTCAGCGGGGTCGGCTACGCGCTGGCCGCCCACCTGGGCCCCTTCGCCGTCCTGATCGTCTTGGGCGGCGTCCTGTCGGACCGGTTCGGCGCCCGGCGCATGATGATCATCTCGGACGTCGTGCGCCTGGTCTTCCAGTCGCTGCTCGCCCTGCTCCTCGCCGTGGGCACCCCCGAGCTGTGGCAGGTGCTCGTGCTGCTGGCGCTGGTCGGCGCCGGCGGCGCCACCTTCCAGCCCGGGGTGGCCAGCATCACCCCGCGCATCGCCGGGGACGTGCAGCGGGCCAACGCCACGCTGCGCGTCTCGGAGTCGTTCATGAGCGTGGTGGCGCCCTCGCTGGCGGGGGTGCTGCTGGTCGTGGCCGAGCCGTGGGCGGTCTTCGCGATCGACGCGGCGACGTTCGCGGCCAGCGGCGTCTGCCTGTACCTGCTGCGGCTCCCGGCGGGCGGCGAGGCGCGGGCGGAGGGCTCGACGTTCCGGACCGACCTGCTGGTGGGGTGGCGGGAGTTCAGGTCGCGGACGTGGCTGTGGGGCGTGATCGTGATCTGGTTCGTCTGGCAGGCCACCTCGTCCGGCCCGACGCTCACCCTGGGCCACAGCACGATCGTCACCCTGTACGGCGCGTCCGCCCTCGGGCTCATCATGTCCGCGATGGGCGTGGGGAACCTGCTCGGCGGGCTGGCCGCGATGCGGATCAGGCCGGCGTACCCGCTGCGGGCCGGCGCCGTGGCCCTGACGTGCTGCGCGCTCATGCCGCTCGGGGTGGCGCTCGCATGGCCTCCCGCCGCGCTGGCCGTCTGCTACGCGATCGGCGGCATGGGCGGCACGTTCTGGGTGGTCATGTTCCACACGAGTGTGCAGACGCACGTCCCCCAGGAGATGCTCGGCCGGGTGCACGCCTACGACGCCGCCGGCTCGCTCGTCATGAAGCCCGTCGGCCAGGCGCTGGCAGGGCCGCTGGCGCTGGTGCTGGGCACGGTGCCGATGTTGTTCACGGCCTCGGCCATGGTGCTGGTCGTCACCGCGCTGCTGCTGTCGGTCCCCGCCATCCGGGGGCTCGCGCGGGCGGACCGGTGA
- a CDS encoding SDR family oxidoreductase, producing the protein MIVLVTGATGAFGRLVVPRLLAAGARVRAVSRTPERAALPGAAELVQADPSRPETMAGCFDGAEAVFLHPRSFGDSARRLLEVAAAHGVRKVVALSAINIDDPDELQPSRWRGDRNREAEQAAMDSGLTWTSLRASSFAGNSAQAWGSQLRAGDVVRYACARFREPVLDERDLADVAARALLTDELDDRRLELTGPQSLSHEEMVAVIAAELGRPLRFEEVPAQAVAAHLVAGGLPEPWARALLARYAHYLDGDRQVVTQEVDQALGRPARTYAEWVADHAGAFRAG; encoded by the coding sequence ATGATCGTTCTCGTCACCGGAGCCACCGGCGCCTTCGGGCGGCTCGTCGTGCCGCGGCTGCTGGCCGCGGGTGCCCGCGTGCGTGCCGTGAGCCGTACGCCGGAGCGGGCCGCCCTGCCCGGCGCGGCCGAGCTCGTCCAGGCGGACCCGTCCAGGCCCGAGACGATGGCCGGCTGCTTCGACGGCGCCGAGGCCGTCTTCCTGCACCCGCGTTCGTTCGGCGACTCGGCGCGGCGGCTGCTGGAGGTGGCCGCCGCGCACGGCGTCCGCAAGGTGGTGGCGCTGTCGGCGATCAACATCGACGACCCGGACGAGCTGCAGCCCTCCCGCTGGCGCGGCGACAGGAACAGGGAGGCGGAGCAGGCCGCCATGGACAGCGGCCTGACCTGGACCAGCCTGCGGGCGAGCAGCTTCGCGGGCAACTCCGCGCAGGCGTGGGGCAGCCAGCTCCGCGCCGGCGACGTCGTGCGCTACGCCTGCGCCCGCTTCCGCGAGCCCGTGCTCGACGAGCGCGACCTGGCCGACGTCGCGGCCCGCGCGCTGCTCACCGATGAGCTGGACGATCGCCGGCTGGAGCTGACCGGGCCGCAGTCGCTGTCGCACGAGGAGATGGTGGCGGTGATCGCCGCGGAGCTCGGCAGGCCGCTGCGTTTCGAGGAGGTGCCGGCTCAGGCCGTCGCCGCCCACCTGGTGGCCGGCGGGCTGCCCGAGCCCTGGGCGCGGGCGCTGCTGGCCAGGTACGCCCACTACCTCGACGGGGACCGGCAGGTGGTGACGCAGGAGGTGGACCAGGCGCTCGGACGGCCCGCGCGCACCTACGCCGAATGGGTGGCCGACCACGCCGGCGCCTTCCGAGCCGGCTGA
- a CDS encoding RNA polymerase sigma factor SigF, producing the protein MPVLNIAFEQLTAEELLADLADPQISEMHAVRIRERLVEMHEGLVSEVTRRYRYRGEPMEDLRQAAYVGLMKAVNGYDPELGHEFRGYAMITMMGEVKRHFRDRTWAIRVPRVYQERRIELNKATAELTQKLGHSPTVAELAEKMGISEEDVLLALEASTAYSTLSLDAPVSSGDDDAAELSDFVADQDASLDTLVDRHAVKPLIDALPPREKNILLMRFYGNMTQSEIAQEFGISQMHVSRILRAVLTKLRTALSE; encoded by the coding sequence ATGCCTGTCCTGAACATCGCATTCGAGCAGCTCACCGCCGAGGAACTGCTGGCCGACCTGGCCGACCCCCAGATCTCGGAGATGCACGCCGTTCGCATCCGCGAGCGGCTGGTGGAGATGCACGAGGGACTGGTCAGCGAGGTCACCCGCCGCTACCGGTACCGAGGCGAGCCCATGGAGGACCTGCGCCAGGCCGCGTACGTCGGGCTGATGAAGGCCGTCAACGGCTACGACCCCGAGCTCGGGCACGAGTTCAGGGGCTACGCCATGATCACCATGATGGGCGAGGTCAAGCGCCACTTCCGCGACCGCACCTGGGCCATCCGGGTGCCGCGGGTCTACCAGGAACGCCGCATCGAGCTCAACAAGGCCACCGCCGAGCTCACCCAGAAGCTGGGCCACTCCCCCACCGTGGCCGAGCTGGCCGAGAAGATGGGCATCTCCGAGGAGGACGTCCTGCTCGCGCTGGAGGCGTCCACCGCCTACAGCACCCTGTCGCTGGACGCCCCCGTCAGCAGCGGTGACGACGACGCCGCCGAGCTGAGCGACTTCGTGGCCGACCAGGACGCCTCCCTCGACACGCTGGTGGACCGGCACGCGGTCAAGCCCCTCATCGACGCCCTGCCGCCGCGCGAGAAGAACATCCTGCTCATGCGGTTCTACGGGAACATGACGCAGTCGGAGATCGCCCAGGAGTTCGGCATCTCGCAGATGCACGTCTCCCGCATCCTGCGCGCCGTCCTCACCAAGCTGCGCACGGCCCTGTCGGAGTGA
- the cobF gene encoding precorrin-6A synthase (deacetylating): MKRLLLIGIGAGDPDHLTLQAVKAIAAADVFFIVDKGEVKQDLIQLRLDMIAEHGRAPYRIAEARDPERDRDAAAYTAAVDDWRSRRGHAIEALVRDELADGETGAFLVWGDPGVYDSTLAIVEEILQRGNVTFDYQVVPGISSVAALTAAHRLSLTQVGRPVHLTTGRRLAESGPTADDVVVMLDAHCSFAGLTEYAIHWGAYVGTADEILVSGPVAEVGERIKQVRAEARARKGWIMDTYLLRRLSPRPEQA; the protein is encoded by the coding sequence GTGAAGCGGCTACTCCTCATCGGCATCGGCGCCGGCGACCCCGACCATCTCACCCTGCAGGCGGTCAAGGCGATCGCCGCCGCGGACGTGTTCTTCATCGTGGACAAGGGCGAGGTCAAGCAGGATCTCATCCAGCTCCGGCTGGACATGATCGCCGAGCACGGGCGGGCGCCGTACCGGATCGCCGAGGCCCGCGACCCGGAGCGCGACCGCGACGCCGCCGCCTACACCGCCGCCGTGGACGACTGGCGCTCGCGGCGCGGGCACGCCATCGAGGCGCTCGTCCGCGACGAGCTGGCCGACGGCGAGACGGGCGCGTTCCTCGTGTGGGGCGACCCCGGCGTGTACGACAGCACGCTGGCCATCGTCGAGGAGATCCTCCAGCGGGGGAACGTCACCTTCGACTACCAGGTCGTCCCCGGCATCAGCAGCGTGGCCGCGCTGACGGCCGCCCATCGCCTCAGCCTGACGCAGGTCGGCCGGCCCGTGCACCTGACGACGGGCCGGCGCCTGGCCGAGAGCGGCCCGACGGCCGACGACGTGGTGGTGATGCTCGACGCCCACTGCTCGTTCGCCGGGCTCACGGAGTACGCGATCCACTGGGGCGCCTACGTGGGCACCGCCGACGAGATCCTCGTGTCGGGGCCGGTGGCCGAGGTGGGCGAGCGCATCAAGCAGGTGCGGGCCGAGGCGCGGGCCCGCAAGGGGTGGATCATGGACACGTACCTGCTGCGGCGCCTGTCACCTCGTCCGGAACAAGCCTGA
- a CDS encoding N-acyl-D-amino-acid deacylase family protein, with protein sequence MFDLIIKGGRWFDGTGSPSAVRDLGVRAGRVAAVSAEPLPQAGCRRVLDAGGCWVLPGFLDVHTHYDIEVLSSPGLPESVRHGVTTVVLGNCSLSAVYCPADDAADLFSRVEALPHAAVLDALKRHRRWSGADEYVQALLTRPLGPNVAAFLGHSDLRAYVMGLGRAVAADPATGQDLDRMTALLDRALDAGFLGLSTVSSTYCRLDGERFRSARLPSTFAGWREYRALHRVLRARGRVLQSAPGAARPWSSLPFFLASAGLWVRPRLKTSLLPALDLGTSPVLGGLTMPANRLLGAEVRWQHLPVPYELYADGIDLAIFEEFGATAAALHLRQEAERARLLSRRAYRRWFRRGYDSRFRHLYDAGIVSCPDEAVVGRSFGEVAAERGRHPAETFLDLVVAHGSRLRWRTTIARHRPHVLDRLAGHPALHLGFAETGAHLRNMAHYNLPLRLLQRVVAARAAGRPCMTVEQAVHRLTGEPADWFGLRAGTLRTGDRADLVVLDPAGLDDRLAGYHEAPMPGFGGVRRMVNRSDAAVRAVCVAGEPVFEDGAFAAGYGSARRTGTFLGADRRSA encoded by the coding sequence ATGTTCGACTTGATCATCAAGGGGGGCCGCTGGTTCGACGGCACGGGGAGCCCGTCCGCCGTCCGCGACCTCGGGGTGCGGGCCGGGCGGGTGGCGGCCGTCTCGGCGGAGCCGCTGCCGCAGGCCGGGTGCCGGCGGGTGCTCGACGCGGGCGGCTGCTGGGTGCTGCCGGGTTTCCTGGACGTGCACACGCACTACGACATCGAGGTGCTGTCGTCCCCTGGGCTGCCCGAGTCCGTGCGGCACGGCGTGACCACGGTCGTGCTCGGCAACTGCTCGCTGTCGGCCGTCTACTGCCCGGCCGACGACGCGGCCGACCTGTTCAGCCGGGTCGAGGCGCTGCCGCACGCCGCCGTGCTCGACGCGCTGAAGCGGCACCGGCGCTGGTCCGGCGCCGACGAGTACGTGCAGGCGCTGCTGACCCGGCCGCTCGGCCCCAACGTGGCCGCCTTCCTCGGCCACTCCGACCTGCGCGCGTACGTCATGGGGCTGGGCCGCGCGGTCGCCGCCGACCCCGCCACCGGCCAGGACCTGGACCGGATGACGGCGCTGCTGGACCGTGCCCTGGACGCCGGGTTCCTCGGGCTGTCCACGGTGAGCAGCACGTACTGCCGGCTCGACGGCGAGCGGTTCCGGTCGGCGCGGCTGCCGTCCACGTTCGCGGGCTGGCGCGAGTACCGGGCGCTGCACCGGGTGCTGCGTGCCCGCGGCCGGGTGCTGCAGAGCGCCCCCGGCGCCGCCAGGCCGTGGAGCAGCCTGCCGTTCTTCCTGGCCAGCGCCGGGCTGTGGGTGCGGCCGCGGCTGAAGACGTCGCTGCTGCCGGCGCTCGATCTCGGCACCTCGCCCGTGCTCGGGGGCCTGACCATGCCGGCCAATCGGCTGCTGGGGGCGGAGGTGCGCTGGCAGCACCTGCCGGTTCCGTACGAGCTGTACGCCGACGGCATCGACCTGGCGATCTTCGAGGAGTTCGGCGCCACCGCGGCCGCGCTGCACCTGCGCCAGGAGGCGGAGCGGGCGCGGCTGCTGTCGCGGCGGGCCTACCGGCGGTGGTTCCGCCGCGGCTACGACAGCAGGTTCCGGCATCTGTACGACGCCGGCATCGTCTCCTGCCCCGACGAGGCGGTGGTGGGCCGGTCGTTCGGCGAGGTGGCGGCGGAGCGCGGGCGGCATCCGGCCGAGACGTTCCTGGATCTCGTGGTCGCGCACGGGTCGCGGCTGCGCTGGCGGACCACGATCGCCCGCCACCGGCCGCACGTGCTGGACAGGCTGGCCGGCCATCCGGCGCTGCACCTGGGGTTCGCCGAGACGGGGGCGCACCTGCGCAACATGGCGCACTACAACCTGCCGCTGCGGCTGCTGCAGCGCGTCGTGGCCGCGCGGGCGGCGGGGCGGCCCTGCATGACGGTGGAGCAGGCGGTGCACCGGCTGACCGGCGAGCCGGCCGACTGGTTCGGGCTGCGGGCCGGCACGCTGCGCACCGGCGATCGGGCCGACCTGGTCGTGCTGGACCCGGCGGGGCTCGACGACCGGCTGGCCGGTTACCACGAGGCGCCCATGCCGGGTTTCGGCGGCGTGCGGCGGATGGTGAACCGCAGCGACGCCGCCGTCAGGGCGGTGTGCGTGGCGGGCGAGCCGGTCTTCGAGGACGGCGCCTTCGCCGCCGGTTACGGCAGCGCGCGCCGCACCGGGACGTTCCTGGGCGCCGACCGCAGATCCGCGTGA
- a CDS encoding ABC transporter ATP-binding protein gives MTTQAPARRPQPGFGPARMMGGPVEKALDFGGTLRKLAMLLRPERALLAVILALGAASVALTVAGPKILGHATDLIFTGIIGAGLPAGVTKEQAVAGLRAEGQGTFADMVASMSVVPGRGIDFTALAHVLGWVLAIYVVAAVLGIVQFRLTTVVVQRAAARLRERIEGKLARLPLSYLDGQPRGEILSRATNDTDNIAQTLQQTMSQLISSVLTVVAVLVVMFWISPVLALIALVTVPVSVYVTAVVGKRAQPQFIKQWSSTGKLNGHIEEMYGGHTLVRVFGRQQEAAETFEQHNEALFASSFRAQFISGVIQPAMMFIGNLNYVLVAVVGGLKVASGSISLGDVQAFVQYSRQFSQPLTQVAGMAGLVQSGAASAERVFELLEAPEQSAEPAEPVRPERVRGRVAFEHVSFRYAEDRPLIEDLSLTVEPGQTVAIVGPTGAGKTTLVNLIMRFYEVTGGRIMLDGVDIAKMSREELRADIGMVLQDTWLFGGTIAENIGYGAEGATRERIEAAAAAAHVDRIAHTLPDGYDTVIDEEGAAVSAGEKQLITIARAFLSEPAILILDEATSSVDTRTEVLIQRAMSSLRKGRTSFVIAHRLSTIRDASLILVMDGGRIVEQGTHESLLAAGGAYARLYSAQFAQAVAELD, from the coding sequence GTGACGACTCAGGCGCCGGCGCGGCGCCCGCAGCCCGGGTTCGGCCCGGCCCGGATGATGGGCGGCCCGGTGGAGAAGGCGCTCGACTTCGGCGGCACGCTGCGCAAGCTGGCGATGCTGCTGCGCCCCGAGCGGGCGCTGCTGGCCGTGATCCTGGCGCTCGGCGCGGCCAGCGTGGCGCTGACGGTGGCCGGCCCGAAGATCCTCGGTCACGCCACGGACCTCATCTTCACCGGCATCATCGGGGCCGGGCTGCCCGCAGGGGTGACCAAGGAGCAGGCCGTGGCGGGGCTGCGGGCCGAGGGGCAGGGCACGTTCGCCGACATGGTGGCCTCGATGAGCGTCGTGCCCGGCCGCGGCATCGACTTCACCGCCCTGGCGCATGTGCTGGGCTGGGTGCTGGCGATCTACGTGGTGGCGGCGGTGCTGGGCATCGTGCAGTTCCGGCTGACGACCGTGGTGGTGCAGCGGGCGGCGGCGCGGCTGCGCGAGCGGATCGAGGGCAAGCTGGCGCGGCTGCCGCTGAGCTACCTGGACGGCCAGCCGCGCGGTGAGATCCTCAGCCGGGCCACGAACGACACCGACAACATCGCGCAGACGCTGCAGCAGACGATGAGCCAGCTCATCTCCTCGGTGCTGACGGTCGTGGCGGTGCTGGTGGTGATGTTCTGGATCTCGCCGGTGCTGGCGCTGATCGCGCTGGTCACGGTGCCGGTGTCGGTGTACGTGACGGCGGTCGTCGGCAAGCGGGCGCAGCCGCAGTTCATCAAGCAGTGGTCCTCGACGGGCAAGCTGAACGGTCACATCGAGGAGATGTACGGCGGTCACACGCTGGTGCGGGTGTTCGGCAGGCAGCAGGAGGCGGCCGAGACCTTCGAGCAGCACAACGAGGCGCTGTTCGCCTCCAGTTTCCGCGCGCAGTTCATCTCCGGTGTCATCCAGCCGGCCATGATGTTCATCGGCAACCTCAACTACGTGCTGGTCGCCGTGGTGGGCGGGCTCAAGGTGGCCTCGGGCTCGATCTCGCTGGGCGACGTGCAGGCGTTCGTGCAGTACTCGCGGCAGTTCAGCCAGCCGCTGACCCAGGTGGCGGGCATGGCCGGCCTCGTGCAGTCGGGCGCCGCCTCGGCCGAGCGGGTCTTCGAGCTGCTGGAGGCGCCCGAGCAGTCGGCCGAGCCGGCCGAGCCCGTACGGCCTGAGCGGGTCAGGGGGCGCGTGGCGTTCGAGCACGTGTCCTTCAGGTACGCCGAGGACCGCCCGCTGATCGAGGACCTGTCGCTGACCGTGGAGCCCGGCCAGACGGTGGCCATCGTCGGCCCCACGGGTGCGGGCAAGACGACGCTGGTCAACCTCATCATGCGCTTCTACGAGGTGACGGGCGGCCGCATCATGCTCGACGGGGTCGACATCGCGAAGATGTCGCGGGAGGAGCTGCGCGCCGACATCGGCATGGTGCTGCAGGACACCTGGCTGTTCGGCGGCACGATCGCGGAGAACATCGGCTACGGCGCGGAGGGCGCCACGCGCGAGCGGATCGAGGCCGCCGCGGCGGCGGCGCACGTGGACCGCATCGCGCACACGCTGCCCGACGGCTACGACACGGTGATCGACGAGGAGGGCGCGGCGGTCAGCGCGGGCGAGAAGCAGCTCATCACGATCGCGCGGGCGTTCCTGTCGGAGCCGGCGATCCTCATCCTGGACGAGGCGACCAGCTCGGTCGACACGCGGACCGAGGTGCTCATCCAGCGGGCGATGAGCTCGCTGCGGAAGGGGCGGACGAGTTTCGTGATCGCGCACCGGCTGTCCACGATCCGCGACGCCAGCCTGATCCTGGTGATGGACGGCGGGCGGATCGTCGAGCAGGGCACGCACGAGTCGCTGCTGGCGGCGGGCGGCGCGTACGCCCGGCTGTACTCGGCCCAGTTCGCCCAGGCGGTGGCGGAGCTCGACTAG
- a CDS encoding ABC transporter ATP-binding protein, whose amino-acid sequence MLLRLLRVQLRPYRREIALVVLFQFVQTLATLYLPTLNADIIDDGVVKGDTGYIMRVGLVMLGVTLVQIACATVAVYYSARTSMALGRDLRAAIFHRVQGFSAQEVGRFGAPSLITRTTNDVQQIQLLVLMAFTMMVAAPIMCVGGIVLALRQDVTLSSLLLVALPVMIAIVAVIVVRMRPLFRTMQDRIDRINQVLREQITGIRVIRAFVRDRYERERFAGDNDLLTEVSLRVGRLMALMFPTVMLVVNVSSVAVVWFGGHRIADGAMEVGALTAVISYLMQILMSVMMAMFMFMMIPRAEVCAERVEEVLATEPTVHPPVAAVTPERRDGELELRSVDFRYPGAEEPVLCGVSFAARPGRTTAIIGSTGSGKTTLLNLIPRLFDATAGEVLVDGVNVRDLDQAALSRAVGLVPQAPYLFTGTVASNLRYGRPDATDEELWRALEVAQAREFVEAMPGGLDEPISQGGTNVSGGQRQRLAIARTLVHRPEIYLFDDSFSALDYATDARLRAALAEEIAEATIVIVAQRVSTIRDADRIIVLEDGRVVGSGTHGELMDGCPTYREIVLSQLTEQEAAA is encoded by the coding sequence ATGTTGCTCCGTCTGCTGCGGGTCCAGCTCAGGCCGTACCGGAGAGAGATCGCGCTCGTCGTGCTCTTCCAGTTCGTGCAGACGCTGGCCACGCTCTATCTTCCCACTCTCAACGCCGACATCATCGACGACGGTGTCGTCAAGGGCGACACCGGTTACATCATGCGCGTCGGGCTGGTGATGCTCGGCGTGACGCTCGTCCAGATCGCCTGCGCGACCGTGGCGGTCTACTACAGCGCGCGGACGTCGATGGCCCTGGGCAGGGACCTGCGGGCCGCGATCTTCCACCGGGTGCAGGGCTTCTCCGCCCAGGAGGTCGGCAGGTTCGGCGCGCCGTCGCTGATCACCCGGACGACCAACGACGTGCAGCAGATCCAGCTGCTGGTGCTGATGGCGTTCACGATGATGGTGGCCGCGCCGATCATGTGCGTCGGCGGCATCGTGCTGGCGTTGCGGCAGGACGTCACGCTGTCGTCGCTGCTGCTCGTCGCGCTGCCGGTGATGATCGCCATCGTGGCGGTGATCGTGGTCCGGATGCGCCCGCTCTTCCGTACGATGCAGGACCGCATCGACCGCATCAACCAGGTGCTGCGCGAGCAGATCACCGGCATCCGGGTCATCAGGGCCTTCGTCCGCGACCGGTACGAGCGCGAGCGCTTCGCCGGCGACAACGACCTGCTGACCGAGGTGTCGCTGCGGGTCGGGCGGCTGATGGCGCTGATGTTCCCCACGGTCATGCTGGTGGTGAACGTCTCCAGCGTCGCCGTGGTGTGGTTCGGCGGCCACCGCATCGCCGACGGGGCCATGGAGGTGGGCGCGCTGACCGCCGTCATCTCCTACCTGATGCAGATCCTCATGTCGGTGATGATGGCCATGTTCATGTTCATGATGATCCCGCGCGCGGAGGTGTGCGCCGAGCGCGTGGAGGAGGTGCTGGCGACCGAGCCGACCGTGCATCCGCCGGTGGCCGCCGTCACGCCGGAGCGCCGCGACGGTGAGCTGGAGCTGCGCTCGGTGGACTTCCGTTACCCGGGTGCGGAGGAGCCGGTGTTGTGCGGGGTGAGCTTCGCGGCGCGCCCAGGACGTACGACGGCGATCATCGGGAGCACCGGCAGCGGCAAGACGACGCTGCTCAACCTGATCCCGCGGCTGTTCGACGCCACCGCCGGCGAGGTGCTGGTGGACGGCGTGAACGTGCGCGACCTCGACCAGGCGGCGCTGTCCCGCGCGGTGGGCCTGGTGCCGCAGGCGCCGTACCTGTTCACCGGCACGGTCGCCTCCAACCTCCGTTACGGCAGGCCGGACGCGACCGACGAGGAGCTGTGGCGGGCGCTGGAGGTGGCGCAGGCGCGCGAGTTCGTCGAGGCGATGCCGGGCGGGCTGGACGAGCCGATCTCCCAGGGCGGCACGAACGTCTCGGGCGGGCAGCGCCAGCGCCTGGCCATCGCGCGGACGCTGGTGCACCGGCCGGAGATCTACTTGTTCGACGACTCGTTCTCGGCGCTCGACTACGCCACCGACGCACGGCTGCGTGCCGCGCTGGCCGAGGAGATCGCCGAGGCCACGATCGTGATCGTGGCGCAGCGGGTGAGCACGATCCGCGACGCCGACCGCATCATCGTCCTGGAGGACGGGCGCGTCGTCGGCAGCGGCACCCATGGCGAGCTGATGGACGGCTGCCCGACGTACAGGGAGATCGTGCTGTCGCAGCTCACGGAACAGGAGGCGGCAGCGTGA